AACAATTAAAAGCAGCAGCTGATTTGAACCGTATTAAATTACTTGCATGTATGAAAAATGGGGAGGTATGTGTATGTGATTTTGTGGATGTTTTAGGTATATCACAGCCAGCAGTTAGTCAGCATTTACGCAAATTAAAGGAGGCAGGCATTATTACGGAACGAAAAGTAGGGACTTGGAAACATTACCGTTTAGTAGAGGAACAAACGCCACTAATGAAGGGCATTTTAGAACAAATTCAGCCTTTAAACGGCTGCAACTGTAGCACAGATTGTAGCCATGTAGGGGGAACTGATAATGAGTAATGAATCTTTAACCAAACAGCTTTCTTTTCTAGATCGTTACCTTACCCTTTGGATATTTGTTGCGATGGGTATTGGTGTTTTATTGAGTATTACGATGCCCAATATTGGTGAAGCACTAGAGTCCATGTCAATCGGTACAACATCGGTACCCATTGCTATAGGGTTAATTGTCATGATGTATCCGCCTTTAGCGAAAGTTAAGTATGAAGAAATGTGGCGAGTATTTAAGGATTGGAAGGTGCTTTTACTATCACTTTTTCAAAACTGGTTGCTCGGACCTTTCTTAATGTTCTTTTTAGCCATTATCTTTCTTCATGATTATCCAGAATATATGGCTGGACTCATTATGATTGGTTTAGCTCGTTGTATTGCCATGGTCATTGTATGGAATGATTTAGCACGTGGAGACCGTGAATATGTAGCTGGTCTAGTTGCCTTTAACTCTATCTTTCAAATATTGACATATTCAATATTTGCTTACTTTTTCTTAAATG
The genomic region above belongs to Lysinibacillus sp. FSL W8-0992 and contains:
- a CDS encoding ArsR/SmtB family transcription factor; its protein translation is MENTLIEKQLKAAADLNRIKLLACMKNGEVCVCDFVDVLGISQPAVSQHLRKLKEAGIITERKVGTWKHYRLVEEQTPLMKGILEQIQPLNGCNCSTDCSHVGGTDNE